From a region of the Triticum aestivum cultivar Chinese Spring chromosome 7D, IWGSC CS RefSeq v2.1, whole genome shotgun sequence genome:
- the LOC123169483 gene encoding disease resistance protein RGA2: protein MEVALASAAVSVSLKVAASPALKKLLANASKYLGVDMVRELHELETTIMPQLELVIEAANKGNHRPKLDKWLQELKEGFYMAEDLLDKHEYNLLKLEAKGKDSLSANASSISSTFMKPVRAASSRLSNLSSENRKLIHQLNELKATLAKAKEFCEVLCLPTGYNAESPAIPSADVPETTSISPLKVIGRDKDRDRIIDRLTKTTATTESSTAIYSGLAIVGAGGMGKSTLAQLVYNDTRVKDYFDVRMWVCISRKLDVRRHTREIIESASQRECPRIDNLDTLQRILSDILQESGKFLLVLDDVWFEPGSEREWDQLLAPLVSQHIGSKVLVTSRRNTFPTALYCAEVCPLKNMKDSHFLALFKHHAFSGPEIRNHAKHGRLREKLENFAEKIAKRLGQSPLAAKVVGSQLKGKTDISTWKDALTLMIDKLSEPMTALLWSYEKLDPCLQRCFLYCSLFPKGHKYVIDELVHLWMAEGLLDSCDRNKRVEDVGRDCFKEMISVSFFQPGKDRKYYVMHDFLHDLAESLSKEDYFRLDDDKILQNLKKLRVLFLSSYSSSKLPESVGELKHLRYLNIIRTLISELPRSLCTLYHLQLLLINDKVVSLPEKLCNLRKLRHLDWHDYRMCDPGRKALPQIPNIGKLTSLQQFQKLSVQKKMGYELQQLRDMNEIRGSLSVTNLENVTGKDQALESKLNQKIHLGSLRLGWCCKNNTNGEDSSHLEIIEGLMPPPQLKNLTIDGYNSSKYPGWLLDGSYFENLESLRFENCSALQGLPSNTELFGNCSSLALFNVPNLKTLPCLPLGLTWLGISNCPLLIFVSNDEREYQEHQEQSENIMSIDHLASQLGLLWEVDSGSDIRRILSSEHSFLKQLMILMHADVSRVHNLGSVLGRKKKKVVKEDIINAWIHCHEQMMSLVHGRSIRLPLVPPSGLRGLSLSSCSITNEALAVCLDGLTSLKSLSLHKIMTLTTLPSEEVLQHLTKLHRLGIVSCWCLRSLGGLRAATSLSDVHLSSCPSLELSHGAKCLPLSLESLTIHYCVLQANFFCTDWPHVNRISIYNCRSSACLSVGSLISVKSLSLNGLPDLCMLEGLSSLQLHHVHFTSLPKLYPNCISQFRVQKSLYVDSLVLLKNMLSDEGFTVPAFLCLEGCNEPFVFEESANFTSVKTLRFYDCQMTSLPTNLMCFSNLKKLDLYSCFKISSLPDLPSSVEHICVWGCKLLKESCRAPDGESWPKIAHIRWKEFRV, encoded by the exons ATGGAAGTTGCATTAGCTAGCGCTGCCGTAAGTGTTAGCTTAAAAGTGGCCGCATCTCCAGCCTTGAAGAAGCTGCTTGCTAATGCTTCAAAGTACCTTGGAGTGGACATGGTGCGTGAGCTCCATGAACTGGAGACCACTATCATGCCGCAACTCGAGCTGGTGATTGAAGCAGCGAACAAGGGAAACCACAGGCCCAAGTTGGACAAATGGCTTCAGGAACTCAAAGAAGGCTTCTACATGGCTGAAGACTTGCTGGACAAGCATGAATACAACCTTCTCAAGCTCGAAGCAAAGGGCAAGGATTCCTTATCGGCCAATGCTTCCTCCATCAGCAGCACTTTTATGAAGCCTGTGCGTGCTGCATCGAGCAGGCTGTCCAATTTGAGCTCTGAGAACAGAAAGCTAATTCACCAGCTGAATGAACTCAAGGCTACCCTGGCGAAAGCCAAGGAATTTTGTGAGGTGCTCTGCTTGCCAACTGGTTATAATGCAGAGAGCCCCGCCATACCATCAGCTGATGTTCCTGAGACCACATCAATATCACCTCTGAAAGTGATTGGTCGTGACAAGGACCGCGATCGCATAATAGATAGACTCACCAAGACCACTGCTACTACTGAGTCTAGTACAGCCATTTACTCGGGTTTGGCCATTGTTGGAGCTGGAGGCATGGGAAAGTCCACCTTGGCACAACTTGTTTACAATGATACAAGGGTAAAAGATTATTTTGATGTCAGAATGTGGGTATGTATCTCACGCAAACTTGATGTCCGTCGTCACACACGCGAGATCATCGAGTCTGCCTCTCAGCGGGAATGCCCACGCATTGATAACCTTGATACTCTACAACGTATCTTGTCAGACATACTGCAAGAATCAGGGAAATTCCTGCTTGTGTTGGATGATGTATGGTTTGAACCTGGCAGCGAGAGGGAATGGGACCAGCTGCTAGCTCCTCTAGTCTCCCAACATATAGGAAGCAAAGTTTTAGTAACTTCTCGACGGAATACATTTCCAACTGCTCTTTACTGTGCCGAAGTGTGTCCCTTGAAAAACATGAAAGATTCTCACTTCTTGGCACTCTTCAAACACCATGCTTTCTCTGGACCAGAAATCAGAAATCATGCAAAACACGGAAGATTGCGTGAAAAGCTGGAAAACTTTGCAGAGAAGATTGCTAAAAGGCTTGGACAATCTCCTTTGGCGGCCAAAGTTGTGGGTTCCCAGTTGAAAGGGAAAACCGATATATCTACATGGAAGGATGCTCTAACTTTAATGATTGACAAATTAAGTGAACCTATGACAGCACTGTTGTGGAGTTATGAGAAGTTAGATCCATGTCTACAGAGGTGCTTCCTATATTGCAGCTTGTTTCCAAAAGGCCACAAGTATGTCATTGATGAGTTGGTTCATCTTTGGATGGCAGAGGGCCTTCTTGATTCGTGCGATCGAAACAAGAGAGttgaagatgttgggagggattgCTTCAAGGAGATGATCTCTGTTTCATTTTTTCAACCTGGCAAAGATCGCAAATACTATGTTATGCATGATTTCCTTCATGATCTGGCAGAATCACTCTCCAAAGAAGACTACTTCAGGTTGGACGATGATAAG ATACTACAGAATTTGAAGAAGTTGCGCGTATTATTTTTGTCATCTTACAGTAGTAGCAAGTTGCCAGAATCTGTTGGTGAGTTGAAGCACCTTCGGTATTTAAACATCATCAGAACACTGATTTCAGAATTGCCAAGATCATTGTGTACTCTTTACCACTTGCAGTTACTCCTGATAAATGATAAAGTTGTGAGTTTGCCTGAGAAACTCTGTAATTTAAGGAAGTTACGGCATCTTGACTGGCATGATTATAGAATGTGCGATCCAGGGAGAAAAGCACTGCCTCAAATTCCTAACATTGGCAAGCTAACTTCACTTCAACAGTTTCAGAAACTTTCTGTGCAAAAGAAAATGGGATATGAATTGCAACAGCTGAGGGATATGAACGAGATTCGTGGCAGTTTAAGTGTAACAAATCTTGAGAATGTCACTGGGAAGGATCAAGCCTTAGAATCGAAGCTGAATCAGAAAATTCATCTTGGCAGCTTGCGACTTGGATGGTGTTGCAAGAATAACACCAATGGAGAGGATAGTTCACATTTGGAGATTATAGAAGGCCTGATGCCGCCACCTCAACTTAAGAATCTTACAATTGACGGTTACAATTCTTCAAAATATCCAGGTTGGTTACTTGATGGTTCGTATTTTGAGAATTTAGAATCTTTGAGGTTCGAAAATTGCAGCGCGTTACAAGGCCTACCATCCAACACTGAGCTATTTGGGAATTGCTCTTCACTTGCCCTCTTCAATGTGCCAAACCTGAAGACATTACCTTGTCTTCCACTGGGCCTTACATGGTTAGGAATATCCAATTGCCCACTGCTTATATTTGTTTCCAATGATGAGCGAGAATATCAAGAACATCAAGAACAGAGCGAGAATATCATGAGTATAGACCACTTGGCGTCACAACTTGGTTTACTCTGGGAGGTGGATTCAGGATCAGATATTAGGAGAATACTCTCATCGGAACATTCATTTCTGAAGCAGCTGATGATATTGATGCATGCTGATGTCTCACGTGTTCATAACCTTGGAAGTGTCCttggaagaaagaaaaagaaagtggTTAAAGAGGATATCATCAACGCATGGATACACTGTCACGAGCAGATGATGAGTCTCGTGCATGGAAGGAGCATTAGGCTGCCACTGGTTCCACCATCGGGACTTCGTGGGCTTTCTCTTTCTTCATGCAGTATTACAAATGAAGCTCTAGCTGTTTGCCTTGATGGCCTGACTTCACTGAAAAGTTTATCCTTACACAAAATTATGACTTTAACCACACTTCCTTCAGAAGAGGTCCTCCAACATTTGACAAAACTTCACCGCTTGGGCATTGTAAGTTGCTGGTGTCTCAGGTCATTAGGAGGTTTACGAGCTGCTACCTCTCTTTCAGATGTTCACTTGAGTTCTTGCCCTTCTTTGGAGTTGTCACATGGAGCAAAATGTTTACCATTGTCCCTTGAGAGCCTCACTATACATTATTGCGTGCTTCAAGCTAACTTCTTCTGTACTGACTGGCCACACGTGAATCGTATTTCCATATACAACTGCAGAAGCAGCGCATGCTTATCTGTTGGTAGTCTCATATCTGTTAAATCACTCTCACTGAATGGCTTGCCAGATTTATGTATGCTCGAAGGATTATCTTCCCTGCAACTTCACCACGTACATTTCACTAGTCTCCCAAAACTCTATCCCAACTGTATCTCACAGTTTCGAGTCCAGAAGTCACTGTATGTTGACAGTCTTGTATTACTCAAGAACATGCTCTCAGATGAAGGTTTCACAGTTCCAGCATTTCTCTGTCTTGAAGGATGCAATGAACCATTCGTTTTCGAAGAATCCGCAAATTTCACATCAGTCAAGACCCTGAGATTCTATGATTGTCAAATGACTTCCCTGCCAACAAATCTGATGTGCTTCTCCAATCTGAAGAAGCTCGACCTCTATAGCTGCTTCAAGATATCATCTTTACCAGATCTGCCATCCTCCGTCGAGCACATATGTGTATGGGGTTGTAAGCTATTGAAGGAGAGCTGCCGAGCACCTGATGGAGAAAGTTGGCCAAAGATCGCGCATATCCGCTGGAAGGAATTTAGAGTGTGA